Proteins co-encoded in one Plasmodium sp. gorilla clade G2 genome assembly, chromosome: 9 genomic window:
- a CDS encoding tRNA pseudouridine synthase,putative: MKETHNFLILLSYFGMEFNGSAYQKDNENTVENKLIENLYKLQLIDSYDIPLSRVSRTDKGVSARINGINLRLNIKYENVSILDIEKKYVKELNKKLKNIHIHDIKHVSNTFDSRLNCIHRTYVYFFINKNYNIEKMKKAAKLFIGEHDFSNCCKKGKNVTSYRRTVLKFDIRNIDKHFYYFKIKGISFLYNQIRHMVAILFLVGKGLLDYNDVIDILNNTSTKRKNYHIADENGLLLYSFKFNDYKYNNNVNNKIFLNVMNKYIQSTMLLVSLCHPLKLENKNEDFFENLDDEEMNNDVIYNNMIRDINKN; this comes from the exons atgaaagaaaCGCATAATTTTCTAATccttttatcatattttggGATGGAATttaat gGATCTGCATATCAAAAGGACAACGAAAATACTGTAGAAAATAAACTCATAGAAAATCTTTATAAATTACAATTAATTGATAGTTATGATAT ACCATTGTCGAGGGTTTCACGAACAGACAAAGGAGTATCTGCTCGTATCAATGGAATAAATCTaagattaaatataaaatatgagaaTGTTTCTATTTtagatatagaaaaaaaatatgttaaagAATTAAACAAGAAGCTTAAGAATATACACATACATGATATAAAACATGTCTCCAATACATTTGATTCCcg ATTAAATTGTATCCATAGGacttatgtttatttttttataaataaaaattataacatcGAAAAGATGAAGAAAGCAGCAAAATTATTT aTAGGTGAACATGATTTTTCCAACTGTTGcaagaaaggaaaaaatgTAACATCTTATAG aCGTACTGTATTAAAATTTGATATCCGAAATATAgataaacatttttattattttaaaattaagggtatttcttttttatataaccaa ATTAGACATATGGTtgcaatattatttttagtaGGAAAAGGACTATTGGATTATAATGACGTGATTGATATATTGAATAATACATCGactaaaagaaaaaa tTATCATATTGCTGATGAAAATGGTTTGCTATTATATTCCTTCAAATTTAATgattacaaatataataataatgttaacaataaaatttttttaaatgtcatgaataaatatattcagaGCACTATGTTGTTAGTTTCTCTTTGTCATCCTTTAAAattggaaaataaaaatgaagactTCTTCGAAAATttagatgatgaagaaatgAACAatgatgttatatataataatatgataagagatattaataaaaattaa
- a CDS encoding ribosomal RNA methyltransferase, putative yields the protein MGKLSKDRRDIYYRKAKESGYRARSSFKLIQINEKFGILKLFKPDIYNNYNNKNDLINIYNEHYCYNIVDLCAAPGSWSQVLKNICLYNYYQILYIINKYTNDENIKNIQHEEFLNKFSLYINYNDELENKINNLKIKDSNIKEPNIVAVDLQEIGNMNYVKIIQGDITKMSTIDKILKCMNNKINSDEENINVFNNTHEQKKNKNYFSYAHTVVSDGAPDITGMNDIDEFIQSQLILSSLKVCCSVLKIGGNFISKIFRGEHTGLLILHLNKFFKRVYICKPQSSRNKSLESFLVCLNFSLSTSNIISMNNHNSENQINHKYLSEQQIRIYHAQLITNKDKDDQQFENKKEHYNYDDNIDNNLCHTTNNNNEIIYYDHIQTKEVSSPHEHNNIVENNPTPNLDILKNINKIINEYDNDKNNLDIFNFYCSDSDEEIKYFNSEDEEVVNNYISSESFMTNKLFTFIATDNYYDSDKSYLLPENYVRHEPQLMPLKPPYMLSLQKKRQEVKK from the coding sequence atggGAAAACTTAGTAAAGATAGAAGAGACATTTATTATCGTAAGGCAAAAGAAAGTGGGTATAGGGCAAGAAGTTCATTTAAATTAAtccaaataaatgaaaaatttgggatattaaaattatttaaaccagatatatataataattataataataaaaatgatttaataaatatatataatgaacactattgttataatattgtCGACTTATGTGCAGCTCCTGGTAGTTGGTCTcaagttttaaaaaatatttgtttatataattattatcaaatattatatataataaataaatatactaatgatgaaaatattaaaaatatacaacatGAAGAATTTCTAAACAAGTTTTCTttgtatattaattataacgatgaattagaaaataaaataaataacttaaaaataaaagattcaaatataaaagaaccAAATATTGTTGCTGTAGATTTACAGGAAATAGGAAATATGAATTATGTGAAAATTATTCAAGGAGATATAACCAAAATGTCAACTATAGATAAAATTTTGAAatgtatgaataataaaattaatagtgatgaagaaaatataaatgtttttaataatactcatgagcaaaaaaaaaataaaaattatttttcatatgctCATACTGTTGTTAGTGATGGTGCTCCTGATATTACAGGAATGAATGATATTGATGAATTCATTCAATCACAATTAATTTTGTCTAGCTTAAAAGTTTGTTGTTCCGTTTTAAAAATAGGTGGGAATTTTATTAGTAAAATATTTAGAGGAGAACATACAGGATTATTAATTctacatttaaataaattttttaaaagagtCTATATATGTAAACCTCAAAGTAGTAGGAATAAAAGTTTAGAATCATTCCTTGTTTGTCTTAATTTCTCTTTATCCACatcaaatattatatcaatGAATAATCATAATTCAGAAAATCAAATTAATCACAAATATTTATCTGAACAACAAATTAGAATATATCATGCTCAGCTCATAACTAATAAGGATAAAGATGATCAACagtttgaaaataaaaaggaacactataattatgatgataatattgataataatttgtGTCATACAACAAATAACAAcaatgaaattatatattatgatcatATACAAACTAAAGAGGTGTCATCACCACatgaacataataatattgtagaAAATAACCCTACTCCAAATTTGGAtatcttaaaaaatataaataaaattataaatgaatatgataATGACAAAAACAACctagatatatttaatttttattgttcTGATAGTGATgaggaaataaaatattttaattcagaagatgaagaagttgtaaataattatatttcatcAGAAAGTTTTATGAccaataaattatttacatttattgcaacagataattattatgattctGATAAGTCTTATTTGTTACCAGAAAATTATGTCAGACATGAACCCCAACTCATGCCATTAAAACCTCCTTACATGTTATCATTGCAGAAAAAAAGACAAGAGGTAAAAAAATAG
- a CDS encoding transporter, putative, which produces MKNSFNNKGGFVNTTKKIDESYIEPVSDDEEKEKNEIDKTLEINHNKKDDNECDKNFGNKAYVYADEIKENNNNSDNIYNNNNKKKKKILKHFDILIDKRNAFNSILSSTFAGIISRTVTAPLDRVKYIMQITNNLPICEIFKIIKKDGIICGFFRGNCVNIVKIIPELSIKMYSYEFMKLNVYKYYYNNKENNIIIKTDEPNMNIPFFIRFLIGSSSGAIAALFIYPLEIVKTRLIVSNKIDSSGIIKCLYDIYKNEPYRHFYNGLSMHIYGVLLFSGCNMSIYDYLKYLFFSFYKEYIHSNYCLSKDRNKQNKNLTKKDIDKKFNELNNNENYEFMNITKMDSIHKNIQTNSKNNYFTNIYNESLKDHFNFYSLKNIKFYETFKKYSSLIWNNNKNDNYSNNNNKYDNYSNKKNDNYSNNNFVYKKENHLNNSTCSYCNYRIKNVNCLTFLLFGITSSFIAQIVSYPFLVLRTRMQTLNNEIATNYLNNERKKFKSCSFILYNIKIYGYKSLYRGVYVNLLKTIPATSITWFAYEYAMRKLQRI; this is translated from the exons atgaaaaattcttttaataataaaggaGGCTTTGTTAACACTACGAAAAAAATTGACGAATCTTATATAGAGCCTGTAagtgatgatgaagaaaaagaaaaaaatgaaatagatAAAACACTTGaaataaatcataataaaaaggatgaTAATGAGTGTGATAAAAATTTTGGAAATAAAGCATATGTATATGCagatgaaataaaagaaaataataataatagtgataatatatataataataataataagaagaagaagaaaattttgaaacattttgatatattaatagaTAAAAGAAATGCATTCAATAGTATTTTAAGCTCAACCTTTGCAGGTATTATATCTCGAACTGTGACTGCACCTTTAGATagagtaaaatatataatgcaGATTACAAATAATTTACCTATAtgtgaaatatttaaaataattaaaaaggaTGGTATTATATGTGGATTTTTTAGAGGGAATTGTGTTAATATTGTAAAGATAATTCCAGAATTatcaataaaaatgtattcatatgaatttatgaaattaaatgtttataaatattattataataataaagaaaataatattattataaaaacagaTGAACCAAATAtgaatattcctttttttattcgTTTTTTAATAGGAAGTTCAAGTGGTGCTATAGCAGctctatttatatatcctttAGAAATTGTCAAAACAAGATTAATTGTTTCGAATAAAATTGATTCTAGTGGTATTATTAAATGTCtttatgatatttataaaaatgaaccATATAGACATTTCTATAATGGTTTATCTATGCACATTTATGGagtgttattattttcagGATGTAATATGagtatatatgattatttaaaatatttattcttttcctTCTATAAGGAATATATTCATTCAAATTATTGTCTCTCAAAAGATAGGaacaaacaaaataaaaatttaacaaaaaaagatatagataaaaaatttaatgaattaaataataatgaaaattatgaatTCATGAATATTACCAAAATGGATagtattcataaaaatatacaaacaaattcaaaaaataattattttacaaacatatataatgaaagtCTAAAAGATCATTTTAATTTctattctttaaaaaatataaaattttatgaaacgtttaaaaaatattcctcACTTATatggaataataataaaaatgataattatagtaataataataataaatatgataattatagtaataaaaaaaatgacaattatagtaataacaattttgtatataaaaaagaaaatcacCTGAACAATTCAACCTGTTCATATTGTAATTATCGTATTAAGAATGTGAACTGTTTaacctttttattatttggaaTAACTAGTTCGTTTATAGCTCAGATTGTGAGTTATCCTTTTCTTGTTTTACGCACAAGAATGCAAACACTTAATAATGAGATAGCAACTAATTATCTGAACAACGAAAGGAAGAAATTTAAGTCGTgtagttttattttatataacatcAAAATTTATGGATACAAATCGTTATATCGAg gTGTTTATGTAAATCTGTTAAAAACCATACCTGCTACTTCCATCACGTGGTTTGCCTACGAATATGCCATGAGGAAACTGCAAAGAATTTAA